The Papaver somniferum cultivar HN1 chromosome 3, ASM357369v1, whole genome shotgun sequence genome includes a region encoding these proteins:
- the LOC113359322 gene encoding uncharacterized protein LOC113359322, with protein MASVWTIWKDRCTKVFQNVSPNIFLSIDCINKLSSAVPTDNPTVNSPEQRLTWKPPENDFLKINFNASFVQVSLHGGIGLIVRDFAGDCIKVQGKYLDGGMRAGIEVEELECKSMLEVVKFAVTKMFREIVFESDSEVLIKSISEQTSYVHWMNQYIVLDIKYFLSKLNKWQCVFVKRDANG; from the coding sequence ATGGCTTCTGTCTGGactatatggaaagataggtgtaCTAAAGTGTTTCAAAATGTTTCACCTAATATATTTTTGTCAATTGATTGTATTAATAAGCTTTCCAGTGCAGTACCAACTGATAATCCCACTGTGAATAGTCCTGAGCAGAGGTTGACTTGGAAGCCTCCAGAAAATGAttttttaaaaatcaattttaatgCTTCTTTTGTTCAAGTTTCTTTACATGGAGGCATTGGTCTAATTGTAAGGGATTTTGCAGGTGATTGTATTAAGGTCCAAGGAAAGTATCTTGATGGAGGAATGAGAGCTGGCATTGAAGTGGAAGAGTTGGAGTGTAAGTCTATGCTTGAAGTTGTCAAGTTTGCAGTCACAAAGATGTTCAGAGAAATTGTTTTTGAGTCTGATAGTGAAGTATTAATAAAATCCATCAGTGAACAAACTTCCTATGTTCATTGGATGAATCAGTATATTGTTTTAGATATCAAGTACTTCTTAAGTAAACTTAACAAATGGCAGTGTGTTTTTGTTAAGAGGGATGCTAATGGGTAG